A single region of the Gloeomargarita sp. SRBZ-1_bins_9 genome encodes:
- a CDS encoding DUF2605 domain-containing protein: MPDLPRSPIVRSLLEPLLEDFMYWFSQAQQLLEREALPFLSTERRQELLQRLTQAQSEVQAAHSLLNSTGVGVDTTVLMAWHQLVLECWHLRLQARTYSQP; this comes from the coding sequence ATGCCCGATTTACCCCGGTCCCCCATAGTAAGATCACTACTAGAGCCGCTTTTAGAAGACTTTATGTACTGGTTTAGCCAGGCGCAGCAGCTGTTGGAGCGGGAGGCCTTGCCGTTTTTATCTACGGAACGGCGCCAGGAACTGCTCCAGCGGCTGACCCAAGCCCAATCGGAGGTGCAAGCGGCCCATTCCTTGCTCAACAGTACGGGTGTGGGGGTGGACACAACCGTCCTGATGGCCTGGCACCAGTTGGTCCTGGAATGTTGGCACCTGCGTTTACAAGCCCGTACCTATTCCCAACCCTAG
- a CDS encoding DUF2973 domain-containing protein, whose translation MMVLHLLYVVLFTVLGVFALGNLLRNLIMLSLESQYPRQRLAPPHPELLDAEGKPIEEPLLVVRSVNLEEARQQLDRLYEEGEEP comes from the coding sequence ATGATGGTCCTGCATCTGCTCTATGTCGTTTTGTTCACTGTCCTGGGGGTCTTCGCCCTGGGTAATTTATTGCGCAATTTAATCATGCTGAGTTTGGAATCCCAGTACCCCCGGCAACGGTTGGCCCCCCCCCATCCGGAACTCCTGGACGCTGAGGGCAAGCCCATCGAAGAACCCCTGCTGGTGGTCCGCAGTGTGAATTTAGAGGAAGCGCGACAGCAATTGGACCGGCTCTACGAGGAGGGGGAAGAACCGTAA